In the genome of Drosophila pseudoobscura strain MV-25-SWS-2005 chromosome 3, UCI_Dpse_MV25, whole genome shotgun sequence, one region contains:
- the LOC6898131 gene encoding accessory gland protein Acp62F-like: MHKLHWKYICLVYHLLGIVGSASPEQPEVDCTVNGTLALCPSPCPETCEFLSETCTNECGGPCVCKEGYIIDGDLRICVLRSDCPAELRQTTIPLHYPVNIKYFGSYLIHNDSTDYKSWEVRIRTIRKPIALNED; this comes from the coding sequence ATGCACAAGTTGCATTGGAAATATATTTGCCTGGTGTACCACCTGCTCGGAATCGTGGGATCTGCCAGTCCTGAACAACCGGAGGTAGACTGCACGGTGAATGGAACATTGGCCTTATGTCCCAGCCCCTGTCCGGAAACCTGTGAGTTTCTGAGTGAAACCTGCACGAACGAGTGCGGTGGACCCTGTGTGTGCAAGGAGGGTTACATTATCGACGGTGATCTCAGGATCTGTGTCCTAAGATCGGATTGTCCCGCGGAACTGAGGCAGACGACGATACCCCTGCACTATCCCGTGAATATCAAATATTTCGGATCGTATTTAATCCACAACGATTCTACGGACTATAAAAGCTGGGAAGTGCGGATACGCACGATTCGAAAACCCATCGCATTGAATGAAGACTAG
- the LOC6898132 gene encoding protein nemuri has translation MSLKWITLCALVALLSIGTGSWAKPAARQRQRTIQARPSKEQAPLNALYYANDAIEDEDDDQHDQDADDIREHEEDPNEEQEDQALDNPNEPDQDQEQEQEELVEEAANELQGPDEDAIDEEDANEVVEQVLELVRPEARARRRGSRRGGRKNRKRAGNRRCGRRGGRGGRGGRGRGRRGQRRPNVSRRQGNKRRTGNNKRQGQRKQSNKDKTQADKKESTNNNNNKQTSGSTSRRLIAI, from the coding sequence ATGTCTCTCAAGTGGATCACACTGTGTGCCCTGGTGGCACTGCTCAGCATCGGCACGGGCAGCTGGGCCAAGCCAGCGgccagacagaggcagaggaccATTCAGGCGAGGCCCAGCAAGGAGCAGGCTCCCCTGAATGCTCTGTACTATGCCAACGATGCGatcgaggatgaggatgatgatcAGCATGATCAAGATGCTGATGATATCCGCGAGCACGAAGAGGATCCCaacgaggagcaggaggaccAGGCGCTGGACAATCCCAATGAGCCAGACCAGGAccaagagcaggagcaggaggagttGGTGGAGGAGGCGGCAAATGAGCTCCAAGGCCCCGATGAAGATGCCATCGATGAGGAGGATGCCAACGAAGTGGTAGAGCAGGTCCTAGAGCTGGTGCGCCCCGAGGCACGCGCCCGTCGGCGTGGCAGCCGTCGCGGAGGACGCAAGAACCGCAAACGCGCTGGCAATCGCCGTTGCGGCAGACGCGGAGGACGCGGAGGACGTGGTGGACGCGGACGGGGCCGACGGGGACAGCGCAGACCGAACGTCTCCAGGCGACAGGGCAACAAACGGCGAACGGGCAACAACAAGCGCCAGGGACAAAGGAAACAGTCCAACAAAGACAAAACCCAGGCCGACAAAAAAGAgtccaccaacaacaacaacaacaagcagacTAGCGGATCCACCAGCAGGCGGCTAATAGCGATCTaa